From one Perca flavescens isolate YP-PL-M2 chromosome 19, PFLA_1.0, whole genome shotgun sequence genomic stretch:
- the LOC114545421 gene encoding zinc finger protein 862-like, with translation MKAKFELLDKLCQSLQSRFTDITIGILQAIKLVNLNSWPDADRSKEFGVEELTTHFQSILTSSGVAVELIPDQWTILKTRLYETGESLHMKTWPKINRSLQPQCPNILSLVDLILTVPASTADCERGFNQMKLVKNDWRSRLTSRSLCDLLTVQLSSPSIENFDPTPAIQLWHQASIRPRRPEFMEGKKNAQESASETSESDSDEQE, from the exons ATGAAGGCCAAGTTTGAGCTGCTCGACAAACTCTGCCAGAGTCTGCAAAGTCGCTTCACCGACATAACCATAGGGATTCTCCAAGCTATAAAGTTAGTGAATCTGAACAGTTGGCCTGACGCAGATCGCTCTAAAG AATTTGGTGTGGAGGAATTAACTACACATTTCCAGAGCATCCTGACATCCTCGGGGGTCGCTGTTGAGCTCATCCCAGATCAGTGGACCATACTCAAGACCAGACTGTATGAGACGGGAGAGAGTCTCCACATGAAGACCTGGCCAAAAATCAACAGGTCTTTGCAACCGCAGTGCCCCAACATCCTCAGCCTGGTTGACCTCATTCTCACCGTACCAGCCTCTACTGCAGACTGTGAAAGAGGCTTCAATCAAATGAAGTTAGTGAAAAATGACTGGAGGTCCCGTCTTACATCAAGAAGCCTCTGTGACCTACTGACTGTCCAGCTATCCAGTCCCTCTATTGAGAATTTTGACCCCACCCCTGCTATCCAGCTCTGGCATCAGGCTAGCATCCGGCCTAGAAGGCCAGAGTTCATGGAGGGGAAGAAGAACGCTCAGGAAAGTGCCTCTGAAACTTCAGAATCTGATTCTGATGAGCAGGAGTAA
- the LOC114545422 gene encoding zinc finger protein 862-like has translation MWRYIAGVKRSAEKTSQEEPVDKEAKVKKHFFKEQWRKADNGEFCDWLVYDETNLIMYCSVCRQHAPEDAKTNSFIVGTKNLKLEAIKDHESSKCHIQVKKRAQGKAAPENTAAMKALTSLKTAQLDKMKILFRNSHAITKKGRPFQDYEWQCKLDEKKGISTGSRYVNRKQARVFIKHIAAAERKTLQSKIPHLDQIQSPDAEGVNAVQKSKARHYFQTCRDPAFFMFCNFMHDCLTHLSSLSLTLQTSAITVAEVHSCLTATQTVLTKYKTRPGPKLKACICRSTRMMTAS, from the exons atgtGGCGTTACATCGCAGGCGTTAAGAGGTCCGCTGAGAAAACATCTCAGGAGGAGCCAGTGGACAAAGAGGCAAaagtcaaaaaacatttttttaaagaacaatGGAGAAAAGCAGACAATGGGGAATTCTGCGATTGGTTAGTTTATGACGAGACAAATCTGATAATGTACTGCTCTGTATGTCGTCAACACGCTCCAGAAGATGCCAAAACTAATAGTTTCATTGTTGGGACTAAAAACCTAAAACTGGAAGCCATAAAAGACCACGAATCGTCCAAATGCCACATCCAGGTAAAAAAGAGAGCACAGGGAAAAGCAGCCCCGGAGAATACGGCTGCCATGAAGGCACTTACCAGCCTGAAGACGGCCCAGTTGGATAAGATGAAAATCCTGTTTAGGAACTCCCACGCAATCACGAAAAAAGGAAGGCCATTTCAAGATTACGAATGGCAATGCaa aTTAGATGAGAAAAAGGGAATTAGCACAGGTAGCAGATACGTGAATCGGAAGCAAGCCAGGGTGTTTATAAAGCACATAGCTGCAGCTGAGAGGAAGACCCTTCAGTCAAAGATACCTCACCTAGACCAG ATTCAGTCACCAGATGCTGAAGGGGTGAATGCAGTGCAGAAGAGCAAAGCACGCCACTACTTCCAAACCTGCCGGGATCCagcatttttcatgttttgcaaCTTCATGCACGATTGCCTGACTCACCTCAGCAGCCTCTCTCTGACTCTTCAAACCTCAGCTATCACAGTGGCTGAAGTACACAGCTGCCTGACAGCCACCCAAACAGTGCTCACAAAATACAAAACCAG ACCTGGGCCCAAGCTGAAAGCCTGTATATGTAGGAGCACGAGAATGATGACCGCGTCCTAA